In the genome of Candoia aspera isolate rCanAsp1 chromosome 4, rCanAsp1.hap2, whole genome shotgun sequence, the window AGTATCTCTCAGTCTGTTGAATTGTCTGTTTGAACACCCCATCCCTTCTCTGCTTCTCCCACCCATGGTTTTTGCATGCAAaacagaggggggaaaaacaatGTTTGGGGAGATCCATGATGGCACTTTCCATCATGACATTAGCTGGTACAATTCTTCTAAAACCACCTTTGCAGATATATAGCCTGCAAAGGTGATTCACTGATTCAGTTCTGAACTCAGTGAAAGGCTAATCCTATCAAAAGTAACCCTGTTCCATTACCTCTAGGACAGAGAGTTTTGCTACATTCTCCCTTCAATATTTAAGTGTACAAACAAAAGCCAACATAAACCCTTTCCTGACAGATTAATGAATATAAGGGGCAGAAAAATCAAGGCCTTATATGGGTTGGCATCAGTGAGGATGAGGGGAAAAGGCCCTCTTTGCCTAAGAGACATAGGCCTTCTCACAATCAAAAGGTAACCTGTAACCTGGCCGCTATTTCAGATGGAAGGTGGAGATTTGCACATCTGAATGATCCTCTCTGCAAAATCTCCCTTGTACAAACTTCCCCATACAGAGAAGAGAAGCACACTAGGGAGAATGTGTGGTTTGAAAATGCCTTCTGGATGGGCTAGTTCCTTTCATGCAGAGAACAGCATTTAATGAGGGCAATTCTATATGAAAAAGGAGTCTTCCTAATTATCCCTACTTACAGCCCTTGAACTGGTTTAGTCAGAACTTAGGTTTTTGGTCTCATCTGCTATTTTACAAAAATTAGGCCCCAAAGCAAATCCTTGGAGTTCTCATTGATGTTGATAATAATACCCATGTCCAAGGATCACCAGACTTCCTAGAATCCAGATGTCTTTCACAGTTGCTATAGATATTGGGTCCAAAGGCCTACCTGTATTGGGGCTGTGCTGAAGTGGATCTTGCGATTAGGGACAGCCTCATCCTCTTCTGACAACCCAGGGATCTCGACACAGCTGGATTCCGGTGCATACAGTCCATCACCGTCCTCATCTTCATCCAGCCCACTCCCTCCCGAGTCCTCCCCCAGTCCACTGTAGGCACTAATGTCCACCAGGTCAGCCTCAGAGAAGTCCTCCTTCTTAGACTCATCACCCAGGTCGTTCTCCTCTGGTCCCTCGGCCTTGGCCAATTCCTCACAGTAAGTGTCTGCCAACGGGCCTGGAGTTTCTAGGTATCTTTCACCACCCAGCTGGCCATTTTCCAAGGCCGCATGCACCGTGACCTCAGCCTGAATCACCTCTGCCCTGAGAGGGTCAGGCTCCTTAGAGGCCTTGCTGTTCTCATCTGCCACTGCTGCTGCCACCGCCACCTCAGCTGCCTCAAATTCCTGTTCAGAGTCTCCACTCTCTTCCACTTCCACAGGCTTGATCTTGCGCACCTCCTGGACCTTCTGAGGACGTAGCCCTGTGCTGGAGTCCTTGTCCCCGGGCTTCGCTGCTCCTGACCCACCAGGGACCAGCTTGTTTTGGCCTTTATCAGTCTCAGGCAACCTTGCTCTCACTTGCAGCGTAGGCCCATCACTACTCCTGGTTTCCACCTTGGCACCTCCTTCCGGAGCCTGGAGGAAAACCCTGGACCTTTTGCTGACAATCTTGGAGTTGAGAGGCCCAACTTTGCCAGGGGCTTTATGGAGGTTATTCCTCAGGTCAGCCTTCTCAAAGACAGCACTGAGTTGGCTTACAGTGGGAGACACAGCCTCTGTGTCTAGCTTGTCCAGGGATTCGGTGCTGCCGTTGAACCTCACCACCACATCCAGCTTCCGGTCCTGGAAGCCAGCTCTCTCTTTCCGCAGGAGCAGTTTGTTGGTGGTCTCCTTCTCCTGGAGGCTCTTCTCGAAGATCTTCCGTGTCTCCTGGAGCTTGGACAATGGCTTATCTGTTTTGGAGTCAAACCGGCTCACCCTCTCCGATACGCTGGTGCCCAGTTTCAACAATGCACTGTGGTCTACATTCTCGTTCAGGCTGCTGGCCCGGGGCAAGGACAACCGAACCGGCTTCTCCTTCATCTTGGCCAGATCAACCGCTCCCTCCCCTGGTGGCGGCGCAGTGCCCATTTGCAGGAACATGTTTTTGATCCGGTGGACGTTGGACCCATACTTCTTGTTCCTGGCTTTCTTGGCCTCCTCACTGTCAGCATGGCCCAGGGCATCCTTGGAGGCCTTCAGAGCTTGGATGCCAGCTTCGTAGGCGTTCCGGTGAGGCGAGGCGCTCCTCAGGCTGCCTCCAGCCCCATTCCCACCGCCGGTGCTGCCCCCACTGCTGCTAGTGCCACTGCCCCCAGGACTATTATGGGACTCAGTCTTCATCATGGTTCACCAAATCTTCTGGTGTCGCTGACACCACATAGCCTCGGGCTTCCTCCGCCCCCGGTCCAccttgcctcctc includes:
- the PPP1R9B gene encoding neurabin-2; the encoded protein is MMKTESHNSPGGSGTSSSGGSTGGGNGAGGSLRSASPHRNAYEAGIQALKASKDALGHADSEEAKKARNKKYGSNVHRIKNMFLQMGTAPPPGEGAVDLAKMKEKPVRLSLPRASSLNENVDHSALLKLGTSVSERVSRFDSKTDKPLSKLQETRKIFEKSLQEKETTNKLLLRKERAGFQDRKLDVVVRFNGSTESLDKLDTEAVSPTVSQLSAVFEKADLRNNLHKAPGKVGPLNSKIVSKRSRVFLQAPEGGAKVETRSSDGPTLQVRARLPETDKGQNKLVPGGSGAAKPGDKDSSTGLRPQKVQEVRKIKPVEVEESGDSEQEFEAAEVAVAAAVADENSKASKEPDPLRAEVIQAEVTVHAALENGQLGGERYLETPGPLADTYCEELAKAEGPEENDLGDESKKEDFSEADLVDISAYSGLGEDSGGSGLDEDEDGDGLYAPESSCVEIPGLSEEDEAVPNRKIHFSTAPIQVFSTYSNEEYDRRNEDVDPMAASAEYELEKRVERLDLFPVELEKDSEGLGISIIGMGAGADMGLEKLGIFVKTVTEGGAAHRDGRIQVNDLIVEVDGTSLVGVTQSFAASVLRNTKGRVRFLIGREKPGEQSEVAQLIQQTLEQERWQREMMEQRYTQYTEEDEETGEYATDEDEEMSPMFPNNEMAIEVFELAENEDMLSPVEMDPEKLVHKFKELQIKHAVTEAEIQQLKRKLQSIEQEKARWRVEKAQLEQSVEENKERMEKLEGYWMEAQNLCQAVDEHLKETQAQYQTLERKYSKAKRLIKEYQQKEIEFLKKETAQRRIQEESELAHKEEVDKLQEKISELEAKLQTLKNSNPT